Genomic segment of Novipirellula artificiosorum:
GACAAGGATCCTTAAGCAGAAACACAAAGGTAGAAAAGATGCTCGCGCTAGCTGCGGTGAGAGGACACGAATTAAAAACGCAGATTTCTTAAAAGTTTCCCCGTCGCCTTCCTCCGAGAAGGAAATGCCAACCCAAAAGAGCGAAACGCTGGTTGGCCGCTCGTTGTCACAAGCAGCGTTTCGCAAACCGAATGGACTTAGAAATCCGTCGACTCGCCATCGAACGTTCCCGCATCCGTGGTGCGGGAATTGGGGAAGCCGTAGCGGGGCGTTTTCGGTAGTTGCTTTAACCAACCGCCTGGCAGTGGATCTTGCCGCGTCGTGTGCTGCTTCGATTGCAGCGGAACGCCGAGCGTTCGAAAGGGATAGCGAGCCCACGCCGTGTGCGTCGCCGGTGTGGCATGCTTGGCGTGATCGGTTGCGGACGCGTCGATCACATCCGCTGCTGCGGCAGAGTCGATGGCCGACCCCTCGGCTGCTTCCTGAGGTGGCACTGCAATCGGAAACTCCGCCGCCGAGCCGTTGAGATGGCGATAAAAACTGGGAGGCAGATCAATGGTCTCGGTCTTCCGGCGTGGCCGTTTTGAACTCGATCGGTCGTCACCCGAACCACTCGGTTCGCCATCAAAGCTGGCAAGTCTCGTCGACGACGTCGATTTCGATCGATCCTCGATTGTCGTCGCTTGCTGCACGCTCGACGAGCCAGCAACCGGCCTGCTCAAACCGGGCAGAAGTTTGATGGTGGGGTCCGAAATCACGACGCCACCAGCGCGTCCTTCGAAGCGAACGATAAGACTCAATTGGCGATTCACTCCACCCACTTCATCCCAGGGCACCCAGACGCTGTAGGAGGGGCCCATCGATGTGCGGCTCATGTGTTCTGCAAACTGGTCCGCGGTAAAAACGAACTTGCGTTCCGGCTTAGCCAATTCAGGGTTGATCTGGTCCGCGTCAAACGCGTAGATCGCCAACCCGCCATCAACCACGACGGGATCAGGATCGTTTCCTTCGTAGAAATAGACTCGCCCGCCAAAGCCGCGAACACCCGGTTGTTGGGGCTGATGCAAAACCGTGTCGGTCCACATCACCATCATGCGATTCGGGACCGCCGGATCGGGTTCCTTGTGAAATAGGCTGTTTGGCCATTGCACCTTGTCGGGAACGAACTGACACCCCGGCATGAGTAGCATGAACAAGACCGCCGCGACGATGGCTCGTGATGGAAGCTTCATCGATGGTATTCGTGTCGACATCAAAATCCTCCCTGCTCGACCGATGCATCCGGCATGGCTGGTCCGGTCGACGATAACGGCTGTAGCGAGGGCTCGACAGCAGGCCACATCGGATCGGGCCGATTCTGCGGCTGAGCCCATTCTGCATCGGCGTTTGGATGAACCGCTGGGTCAGCCGGTGGAACCAGGGGCGGATGCACCACTCCGGAACCGTAACCGGTTGCTTGCGAGTCCATGTTGCGCGGTGCCAGACCGCGGGGATCGTCATGCGGGTAGATCACCTCCACTTCATAATCTTCGCACGAAGCGTCGAACAGTGACCCGCTGTTGCAATCGGAAATGATCTCGCCATGAAGGTCAAACACATCGCACGCACACCAACTCATCCGTGCCATTTCGGTTTGTTTCAATCGTTCCATGTCAGACGGCGAACGAACAACGTGAGGCGTCAAGATGATCAGTAGTTCCGCGCGTCGACTGGAAACCGAATCGTAGCGGAACAGATGCTTGATCAGCGGCAGATCACCGAGCCAAGGAACCTTCCGGTGGTGTTGTTTTCGGTTCGTCGAAATCAACCCACCCAAGATAATCGTTTCACCGTCCGCAGCACTCACCGTCGCTTGGGCACTTGCCACGTTCACGCGTGGACTACGTACAACCGTACCATCCGCGCTGATCGACACCGGAATCCCCTCCGATTCCGGCCCCACTTCCGACTTTTCCGCGTCGATTTCCATGGTCACATTGCCTTCGGGACTGATTCGCGGTGTGACACCGAGAATCAGACCAACGTTTTCGAGGGTCACCGTGTTTTGTTGCCCAATCTGGTTGATCGTCGATCCGGTGATCCGCGGAACACGTTGGCCGACCTGAATGAACGCCGGTTGATTGTCAAGGGTTAGCACCTGCGGCCGGCTGAGGACTTCGAGTCGTCGTGATTCTTCGAGTGCCCGCAGCAAGACACTGACGTTTTGGCTGCTCGCTGAAAGGACAAGTCCACCAAATCCCAATTCCGCGTTACTGCGACCGAGGGCAAAATTGGAAAGGCCTTGGCCGCCGACGTTACTGGCATTGGACAATGCGTTGGCGGACCCGCTGTTCCCCAACGGATCCGTACTATTGAAATTGAATCCTGGCTCATTGCTTGCGGAAATGACGGTGTCTTGCGTGACGGAAGAGACCGCGCCACCGGCCTGAGTGAGTTGGGACGTACTGGTGACCGTCAACAAATCACCGAGTAGACTACGATCGAAGAGGACCGAATCTTGAATACCAAGTTCAACGCCGAACTCGTCCGATTCATTGAGCAGCACTTCGGCGATCAGCACTTGAATCATCACTTGAGGCGGTTGTTCATCCAATTTCTCAATCATCCGCCGCACTTCATCAAAGTACCGAGGCGTTGCACTGACGATCAATTTGTTGGACACCGGTTCTGGGACAACCACCACTTCTTTTTCAAGTTGAGCGTAGGGGTTGAGGGTCCCCGGCGAAGCATTTTCCACTTGCCGCGTGTTGCGAAGGAATTCGTTGATGGCCAAGGCGACATCGACCGCTGGCGAGTTTTTGAGCTGGTAGACGGTGTTTTGACGTTGCATCGCATCCGCTTCATCCAGACGGAGCAGGAGCGCATCGACAATCTTCAAATCGCCGTCGGACCCCGTGGCAATAATGCTGTTGCTGCGGACATCCACGGTGAACCGCAGCGGTGCGAGCGAGGACTCGCCCGGAGCGCTGGAAAGCTGCGCCGACGTCACCGGATCCGCACCCGGCTGACTGGGGAGCAACGAGCGAAGCGTTTGGATCAAGCTGGCGGCATCCCCATTTTGAATCGGGAAAATCTTGATTTTCGCGACCATGCCTGGTGAATCCAGCCTTTGGATCAATGCTTCGATGATGTCGAAATTCTCAGCCGGCGCGGAAACGATCAAGCTGTTTTTTCGAGCATCCACGGTGATTTGCACATTTTCCAGAACCCCCGATACGATGGTTCGTTCACGGTCGAGATCGTCGAGCATCAACTCCATCCCCGTCGATCGCGTCGCGGATTGAGCCCCTTGAATCGTTTCCCGCAGCGTTTCCGCCACATCGGCGGCCATGCTGTTTTGGATCGGGAACACTCGAGTCCGCTGGACGGCGCCGCCTTCGAGCGTATCGAGTCGTTCGACCAACCGTGCCACCGCAACCATGTCTCGTGGCGCTGCATCAACAATCAGCGAATTGGTACGAACGTCAACGGTTGACTGAATCGTCGGAGCGAGCTCGCCTTCGCGACCTGCAAAGAAGCTTGCAATCGTTTGCTGCAGCGAGGTCGCCGAGGCATACTTGAGTCGAAAAATATTGAACTGCATCTCCGGTGCAAGCGGGCGGTCCAGTTTGAGAGTCAACTCTTTTAACGCCGTGACGGCTTCTCCCCAGCCGAGTAGCAGCAACGCGTTCGGCTTTGCCAGTGGCGTAACCGTCGCACGTCCTTGCCGAGTACCGAGCAGGTCTTCCTGTGTCTGTTCAATCAACTCTGCCACACGGACTGAACTCGCATGTCGCAAACGAATCAACTCGATGGCCGGCTGCGTCTCACGGCTCAATTGCTCCAGCTCTCGAATGATCTCCGATAGCTGGTCAAGGTCTTGGTCACGACCGCGTAGAATGATCGCATCCAAATCGGGCAAGGTTTCGACTTCGACACCTTCCAACTGGGGCAGCGACGGGGCCAACTGGGGCTGCGACGAGGCCGCGTTTTGGGAGGGTTGAGCAGCATCGGCGTCCTGCTCCCTTGGGCCTTCCTCGTCGGGTTGCCCAGCGGGTTGGCCCGTGGGAGCCGGTAACGGTTCCGGAGCATACAGGTCCTCGGCAACTTGGCCGACCGACTGCTGGATCCCGGTTAACTTGAACAACATCCTGGCCCGTTCCTCTCGCAAGCTCGCCCCTTCGGCATCCACGGCTGTCGACGTTGAGCTCGGCGAGCGTGAGGATTGCATCATCTGCCGGACTTTTGGCTGCACCTCCCGTTTCAACATCAAGACGCGCTGCTGTGTCCCGGCGGTTTGCTGGCGCTGGTAGCGTTCGGCCAACGCCTTCAGCAATTGAGTGAATTGATCGACCGTTCCGACCGGTCCGTCGATCAAAACGTCCTCTCGCTCGAGGTCAAATCCGATCTGCAGCGGACCGGAAGGCGTATCCATCGTCCACGCCGTGACTCCCGTCGCCATTTGCAATCGTTCGCCGAAAAGTCTCAAGACATCATCTCGGATCGCCTTTGATTGCCCCATCGGCAACGGCATCAAACGCCGCGTTCGTTCGGTTTTTTGCGGGGCATCGGTTTGTGCCGAAGGCAGGGCTTGCTGAGAGCGTCTCATTCCTGACGGCGAATTTGGCTTGGGCAAGCGAACCGGGACATCGCGTGGGGTTGTCGGTGTCTGTGTTTGTGGACCGGTGGACTGAGGGGGCTGCAACCGAATGGTGCTTTCCGCCGCTGCGCTGCCATCATCCAGATTCCGATCGATCCGATCGAGCACCTGTTTCAAGAGATCGTGTGCCCAAGGCGGACCGGTCAGTACGAGTCGTCCGTGCTGTTCGTCGGCCTGGATGTGCACGTCCGGAGAATCGGCCACCAGCGGTGCGAAGACCGCCTCGGCTTCTCTGACAGACTTGTGTCGCAGCGCATAGGAAACGACGGCATTCGCATTTTCAGACTGCGCAACCGCTGCTGAGAAACTGACCAGACAACCGGTCAGGGCGAAAACGTAAATGAATGACTGCCGAACCTGGTGCATCCTTGCTTCCGGCTTTCGTGAAAAACGCGTCGTAGGTGGGGAGGGACTCTGCGGCGATGCTAGAGGAAGCGAAAAGCGGGTGTCAAGTCAATTCGACGACTAATTTTTCCCCTTTGATTCCTGTCCGTTGAGCTTGCTTGCTGCTTTTTCCTCGGCGGCACTGCCGCGGAGGTACCTCGGGACCAATTGGGCAGGATCCACCCATTTCTGCAATCTGGCCGCTCGAACCCCCAGCAATCCCACGCCAACCGCATCTGGCTGGGACGCCGCCACCCGCCGTTGGGCAAGATTCCCAAACGGTTTGGCTTCCCCCGCCAGGGCAACCCGCGTGAGATCAACCTGCCGCAGGTCCACCGCCCAATCCGCTGCACCGACAATTTTGACACATTTGGGGTGTGCCGACCAGCGATCCGAAAGTCGGTCCAGGTCCGGGAGAGTATCCAACCTACGGAACGAGCCGGTGAAAAACTGTCCGCGGTAGGCGTCGGTTGCGACCAGGATCACTTCGGGCCCGAGATTCTCCAAAACCGAATTTTCAGAAACCGTCGACTGCTGGCCAGCAGAATCAAGCGACGGGCAAGCCCCAGAAAAGATCGTTGCGGCAATCGCAGCGAGCGAGTCGACCGAAACCAGCGGGACTTGTAGGGAATAGCTAAGCATTTTTGCCAGCGTGACTCCGATTCGAAGCCCGGTGAATGACCCCGGACCGTCCGCGACGGAGATAAAATCGACGCCATCCGATTCACGCCGGCACCAGTCGATGGCGTCCTTTAAAGCGGGCCCTATCGCTGCGGCCGTGCGACTTTTAGCACCTAAATCGTGCTGGTAAACGATGTCCTGGTCGACCAAAATCGCGAGCGATCCCGAGCGACCGGTTGTTTCAATAGCGAGCTGGGTGATCCCGACCATTTGGGGGCTGTTTGCAGTTGAGGGTATCCGAACGGCTGTTTCCGATCCCTAAATCGGCAACGAACTCGATTTCGTGGGATTGCCGTGAAAAAATGCTTCCCCTTACAATCAAGGCTAAACGATTGCGGAGGCTCCGACTAGATTTGCTCTCGTGTGCATTCGCGTCAGCTGCATTTTTTTGTTCATTATTCTTGCCACCTTTCCCACGGGACGTTTCAGTGAAACGCGCGTTGATTAGCGACATTCACGGAAATTTTGATGCACTGACGGCAGTGTTGGCGGATATCCGAAGCGTGGGAGTGGACGACATTTACTGCTTAGGGGACATCATCGGCTATGGCCCCAACCCCTGTGAGTGTCTCGACGCGGTCATGAAGAACGCGAAGTCGACCATCCTGGGGAATCACGACCAAGCAGCGCTGTTCGACCCCGAGGGTTTCAATCCGATGGCGTTGCAAGCGATTTACTGGACCCGTGACCAGTTGGATAACGGACCGGGTTCGTCGGACCAAATCAATGCGCGCTGGGACTTTCTGGGGGAACTGCCGCGTCATGTCGACGAAGGCGAGTACCGTTTTGTTCATGGTTCACCGCGTGATCCGACGAACGAATACGTTTTTCCTGAGTACGTGTTCGACACGCGCAAGATGGAGATTCTGTTTGGCAAAATCCAACAGTATTGCTTCATGGGGCACACCCATTTGCCAGGCGTGTTCACGACCGAATGCGAATTCATTTCGCCCGACGAATGTGATTACGTCTACCAGCTCGGTAACCCGAAGGTGATGGTCAATGTGGGGAGTGTCGGTCAGCCGCGTGATGAAGACAGTCGTGCTTGTTACGCGATTCTCGACACGGATGCCCACACCGTCACCTATCGCCGCGTCGGCTATGATATCGACGCGGTTGCCAATAAGATCTATGGGATTCCCGACTTAGCGGACGCCTTAGGCGATCGACTGAAACACGGCCGCTAATCCGCTTTCGCCATTTCCTTCTCGACTGCCCGGGCCCTCGACGTGACGCGAACTGCAATTCTTAGCGACATCCACGGAAACCTCGCAGCGCTCCGGGCAGTGCTGCTTGACGTCGAGAGCCAGAAAGTGGATCGCATTGTTTGCCTTGGTGATGTCGTCGGTTACGGCCCCCAACCGTGTGCCTGCTTGGATCAAGCGATGAAGTTCGACTTCTGCGTGCTTGGCAATCACGACAGCAGCGCGCTATTCGATCCTGAAGGCTTCAACATCGCGGCGGAGCAAGCGATTTTTTGGACGCGTACTCAACTGGAAAGCGGCTCGGATGGGCCTGACGCCAGCCGTCGGCGAATGGAGTTTTTGTGTAAATTGCCTCGGACCGTCCGGGAAGGGGGCGTGTTGTTTGTCCACGGATCTCCGCGTAGCCCCACCAACGAGTACGTTTTTCCCGAGGACACTCAGAATGGGAAGAAGATGGAGAAATTGTTCTCGCTGATTCCGCATTTGTGCTTCCAAGGTCACACACACGTTCCGGGCATTTTTACGCCTGAATTGCGATTCCTTCGCCCCGCAGACCTTGCCGGCGGCTACGGTGTTTCCAATTCGGCCCATCGGCTGATGATCAACGTCGGCAGCGTTGGCCAGCCTCGTGACGGCGATCCGCGAAGCTGTTATGTGCTTTTCGACGAGCAGGTCGTTGAGTTTCGTCGCGTCGAGTACGACATTGAAGAGACCGTGAAGGAAATCGAAGCGGAACCCGAACTCGACAACTTCCTCGGATACCGACTTCGGGATGGTCGATAGTAGCCCTCCGGCCATGACACATTTTCACTTTTCGCTCCGTCATCACGACGCTGGCACTGCGGCGCGTCGTGGCGAGTTTTCAACGCCTCATGGAACCGTGCAAACGCCCGGTTTTATGCCTGTGGGGACCCAAGGAACGGTCAAAGGAGTGACGATCGATCAGGTCGCCGCCAGCGGGGCGGAAATGATCTTGGGCAACACCTACCACTTGGCACTTCGCCCCGGTCACCAGACGGTGCGGCGATTAGGTGGGCTTCACGGGATGACCGGTTGGAAGGGGCCGATCCTGACCGACAGCGGCGGATTTCAGGTTTTTAGCCTCGAAGCGATTCGAGAAATCAATGAGGAAGCTGCTACGTTCCGAAGCCACATTGACGGTGCCATCATTCGGCTGACGCCCGAGCATAGTATCGAAATCCAAGAATCGCTCGGCAGCGACGTGGCGATGGTTCTCGATCATGTCGTGGCACTGCCGGCGGAGCGACACGAGGTCATCGATGCGATGGAACGATCGATCCGATGGGCTCGGCGCTGCCTCGATGCGGCAACGCGAGAGGACCAGGCTCGCTTTGCGATCGTCCAAGGGGGATTGGACGTTGAGCTACGCCAGCAATGCGCCTCGGAATTGTCGTCGATGGACTTTGAGGGTTTTGCGATTGGCGGGTTGAGCGTAGGCGAGCCGCCACCCGAAATGTATCGCATCACCGAAGCAACCTGCCCCTATTTGCCCGCTGAAAAACCGCGATATCTGATGGGAGTCGGCACTCCGGTGGATCTTCTCGAAAGCGTTGCGCGAGGGGTCGACTTGTTTGATTGCGTCATGCCAACTCGCAATGGACGCAATGCAATGGCGTTCACGGATCAAGGGAAAATTAAAATCCGAAATGCGGTGCATCGCGAAGACATACGTCCTTTGGAAGCATCGTGTCCCTGTTTGGCCTGTCGTCACAGCCGAGGGTACTTGCGGCACTTGTTCGTCGCGAAGGAAATGCTTGGCCCCATCCTGCTTAGCATCCACAACTTGACCTATTACCAACGCTTGATGGCGGGCGTTCGCGAAGCGATCGAACAGGATTTGCTGGGGGAATTCATCGCCAGCAAGAAAGCCGGCTGGGCCTCGTCTCCTTCGTCGTCCTAGGATTCCCGCTGCTCTTGGTTTTTGGGCGAAATCGTTGTTGTGCTGTCCGGCCAGGAGCTCAGCCGGCTCGATTGCCGCAGCCGGATCGGGCCTTCGCGATGCTGGATTCGTCCGAATTTGAATTCCGATCGATCTTCCGACGCGGTGGCCAAATTTGTTACAGCTGCAGCGACGAACCGTAGACACGGTTCATTTCACCATGATGGATCGAGAGGCCTAGGGGGCGAAGTGAAACACCACCGGGCTGCATGTGACGAGGAATTTCATGCGAGTCGTTTTTGAAGGCGCGATTTTCGAGATGTTACCGGTGGGTGGTATCGCGAGGTATTTTACGGACATCATCAACCGATTGCCCGAATCCATCACTCCAATCGTATTGGGCCCCGAAGAGGCCAGCCTCGCTTTTTCCAATCCACACGTCACGTTGAGTGGCGTTCGCACCAAAGCGCCGCTCAAAATGCTGCGGCGTTTTTGGCGAAAAAGCCAACATCGGTTGATCGACCAGCAGATGGACTCGCTCTCGGGCGACCTTCATCACTGGACTTACTATTCCGGACTCTGCCAACGCGAGATCCGGCCTGGGAACGTACAGAATGTGATCACGGTTTATGACTTTATCCATGAGTCCTTTCCTGAACTGGATCCCTCTGGCGCCCATTCCTATTGGAAACGCAAAGCGATTGAGTCGGCAGACCACATTTGCTGTATCTCGCAAACGACCCATGACGATCTTTGCGATCGCTTTCCCGAGGTCGCATCCCGAGCAAGTGTTACGATGCTAGGCAACAGCTTTGTCAACGTCGTGGCCGAACCGGTCACCGGACAATTGGCGAATCGGCCCTACGTTTTGTTTGTGGGTCGCAGAGACAACTACAAAAACTTCCAGACGCTGTGGCATGCTTGGCAGTCGGTTCGATCGCGAGTCCCTGAATTGGCCCTCGTGATCGTGGGGCCACCGATCAAGCGACGTGAAGCGCGTGGCTTAGGCATGAAAGAACAAGAAGAAGGGGTCATTCATCTTGGTGGTGTTAGCGATCCTGTCTTGAAGGGACTCTATCAACACTGTCGTGCGTTTGTGTTTCCCTCGAAGGAAGAGGGGTTTGGGCTGCCCGCCGTGGAAGCCATGGAAAGTGGTGCACCGGTGATCGCTTCGACCTGCCCGGCGCTTCGTGAAGTCCTCGGAAACGTGGGGCATTACTTTGATGCCCACGACGTCGATTCGCTTGCGGATCTTCTCGTTCTTGCAGACCTTGAGCGTCTGCCTCACTGTGAAAAAAAGCTACAATTGGGACTTCAGCGAGCGAGCGAATTGAGTTGGCAAAAGACAGTGGAACAGACGGTTGCGGCCTATCGAACGCTCCGTGGTTCCAGCCCAATCGTTCGAGCCGCGTAGCGCTGCTTCGGGTGCAGACCGTCGCGACCCCACACCAAGGAACACCGTGAACAAGAAACCTCTGAGATCCCTACAGGATGACCCAGACGACGAGCTGCCCGATCAGGCCGGGCCTTCGCAGTCGATCGTGCAGGTGCCTTCCAAACCAGATCAACACCAGATTGCTCAATTCATCACGACGATCAAGAACGCACCGCAACAAGTGGGTGAACACATCATTGCTGCGCTGCAACACGAAAACACCGTTGCTGTCATCACGACGGTAGCGATAGGCCCCGATGGTCAGCAGCGAGTCATCTCTGCTGCACTCAATCCGGCGCGGTTGGAGCAGGTCCAGGAAATCCTGGAAGCTGCTGTGGAAGAACGCGAAGAAGAGGAACCGTGTGTTGGATTTCATTGCCTCGTCAAGCCGAAGCGGTCAACGCCCGGCTGACCAGCACCGGTCGACTCAGTCGGTCGACTCAGTCGGCGACTCGCCAAGCTCAACGATTTCGTTGACGAGCTCCGTATCGATAATGTTCCTCTGTTCGGTCTCTGGATTGAGCAGCAAGCCGAAATCCTCAGGGAGGTATTCCAGCAGCGTTTCGCCATCCACCACAAAACCCTGCACCTCGTCTTCGTCGGTGAACATATCGCCCATCTCTTCAACAAAGATCCCTGCGTTTTCTTCGGAGGTGAAAGCCACCAAGACCTCTTCGCCCTCAATCTCGGCGGTCAGCGCCCCCATGCTTTCATCGTCGTCTTCATCGTCTTCAATGTTGATGAGCACAAATTGAAGCTGGAGCAGTAGCGAACGGATCGTCGACGCGTCGCGATCGTTGATCGCGGCATCCAGAGCAGAAGGGTTCGATTCGGTGGTCATGGATGCACACTCGAGGTTCGGTTTGGGAAAAAGGATTGGCTGATGGGAAAAAGCCAAGTAGCGGGCTTTCTCGACCGATAGTGTACCAGAAGTTAGTTTGCCGTCATCACGCCCTGATTCAGGTAAAACAGGTAAACAGGGGCAGATATGGCACCTATCCGGTTCTTTGATAGACTGGGTTCGCACGCGCGGGGCCACCAAGCCCCTTTCCCACCAAGCTTCCTCCTCAAGGATTCCCACCGATGACCCACCCAAAGATCCCCTTTCAAGCCACGGCACCGACGACAGCGCGGCGGATGTTTCTGAAATCGACCGTTGCGACCGGTGCCGCCGTTTCGGTCCCCTATTTCGGTTCCACCCAATCCTCGTTTGCGGCGGAATCCAAATCGAAAAATGCTAAGATGTCGATCGGGGTGATTGGCGCCGGAGGAATGGCAAACGGGAACATCAACACCGCCAAAGAGTGGTTGGATGTCGTTGCCGTTGCAGATGTGGACGCCAAACACCGAGAGGCGTTTGGCGCAAAATTCAGTGGTGGCAAAGCGGACCTCTACGAAGACTATCGTGCCATTCTGGATCGCGATGACATCGACATCATCCACATTGCAACCCCGGACCATTGGCATACCAAGCCATTGATTGAAGCGATGCTTGCCGGAAAGGACGTCTACTGCGAGAAGCCATTGACCCTCACCATCGACGAGGGCAAAAAGATCCGTGAAGTCCAGAAGAAGACGGGCCGGATTGTTCAGGTGGGGACTCAGCAGCGAAGCACGTTCAATCTGTTCGTCAAGGCGATGGCGCTCGTTGCCGACGGCCGACTCGGCCGGATCCAGCAAGTTCAAGCTGCGATCGGCAGTGGTCCCTCCAGTCCCGAGGTGCCGGTGGCTCCCATTCCGAAAGAGCTGAACTGGGATCGGTGGCTTGGCCCCACTCCCAAGGTCCCGTATCGCTACTTGGCCCAACCAGGCAGTCAACGAGCCAAAACAAACTGTCACTTCGAGTTCCGCTGGTGGTACGACTACTCAGGCGGAAAATTGACCGATTGGGGCGCTCACCATGTCGATATCTGCAACTGGGCGTTGAAATTGAATGGGCAAACCGCAGGACCGCTGTCGATTAGCGGCTCGGCAAAGCATCCGGTTGAATTCCAGGACGGTTATCCGGTCCAGAAGGACCGCTACAACACGACGACCCAGCTTCGTTTCACCGTTAAGTACCCAGGTGATACGGAATTGATTATTCGCAGCGACACGCGTAGCGGCGTCTTGATCACCGGTGACAAAGGACGCATCTTCGTCAGCCGTGGCTCCTTGACCGGCAAGCCCGTCGAAGATTTGGTGAGTCAACCACTGCCCGAGGACGCGATTAGCAAGGTCTACAAGGGCTTGCCGATGGAATTCAACGAGCGGAAAGCCCACTGGGCCAATTTCCTGCATTGTGTCCGTGAGCGAAAAGAACCGATTTCGGACGTCCACAGCCACATGCAAATGCTGAACGTCTGCCATTTGGCTGGGATTTCAGCTCGTTTGGGGCGTGATTTGCAATGGGATGACACCGCGGAGCAAATTGTTGGCGACGACCAAGCCAATCGCTTCTTGTCCCGACCTTACCGCGAAGGCTATGAAATCGAGATGTAGCAGCCCTCACACACCGTGAGAGGTAGCCTATGCTGCCCAAGCCGAATCCCAACGCCGCAGGGTGAGTAGTCGCCATGCGGCGTTTTTTGATTTATGCTCTTTGCCAGAGCGGAACCGCGCTTCTACCCACAACTTTTCTGGAAAATAGCCCATGACTGAAAAATATCGTCCCGCAACCTTAGCCCTTCACGCCGGTCAAGTCCCCGATCCAACGACCAACAGTCGCGCGGTTCCGATCTATGCGACCACCAGCTACACGTTCAACGATACCGATCATGCAGCTGCCCTGTTCGGATTGACCGAATTCGGCAACATCTACAGCCGCTTGATGAACCCCACGGTCGATGTGCTTGAAAAACGGCTTGCAGCGCTCGACGGA
This window contains:
- a CDS encoding Gfo/Idh/MocA family protein, with protein sequence MTHPKIPFQATAPTTARRMFLKSTVATGAAVSVPYFGSTQSSFAAESKSKNAKMSIGVIGAGGMANGNINTAKEWLDVVAVADVDAKHREAFGAKFSGGKADLYEDYRAILDRDDIDIIHIATPDHWHTKPLIEAMLAGKDVYCEKPLTLTIDEGKKIREVQKKTGRIVQVGTQQRSTFNLFVKAMALVADGRLGRIQQVQAAIGSGPSSPEVPVAPIPKELNWDRWLGPTPKVPYRYLAQPGSQRAKTNCHFEFRWWYDYSGGKLTDWGAHHVDICNWALKLNGQTAGPLSISGSAKHPVEFQDGYPVQKDRYNTTTQLRFTVKYPGDTELIIRSDTRSGVLITGDKGRIFVSRGSLTGKPVEDLVSQPLPEDAISKVYKGLPMEFNERKAHWANFLHCVRERKEPISDVHSHMQMLNVCHLAGISARLGRDLQWDDTAEQIVGDDQANRFLSRPYREGYEIEM
- a CDS encoding SseB family protein — encoded protein: MTTESNPSALDAAINDRDASTIRSLLLQLQFVLINIEDDEDDDESMGALTAEIEGEEVLVAFTSEENAGIFVEEMGDMFTDEDEVQGFVVDGETLLEYLPEDFGLLLNPETEQRNIIDTELVNEIVELGESPTESTD
- a CDS encoding glycosyltransferase family 4 protein, translating into MRVVFEGAIFEMLPVGGIARYFTDIINRLPESITPIVLGPEEASLAFSNPHVTLSGVRTKAPLKMLRRFWRKSQHRLIDQQMDSLSGDLHHWTYYSGLCQREIRPGNVQNVITVYDFIHESFPELDPSGAHSYWKRKAIESADHICCISQTTHDDLCDRFPEVASRASVTMLGNSFVNVVAEPVTGQLANRPYVLFVGRRDNYKNFQTLWHAWQSVRSRVPELALVIVGPPIKRREARGLGMKEQEEGVIHLGGVSDPVLKGLYQHCRAFVFPSKEEGFGLPAVEAMESGAPVIASTCPALREVLGNVGHYFDAHDVDSLADLLVLADLERLPHCEKKLQLGLQRASELSWQKTVEQTVAAYRTLRGSSPIVRAA